In Dama dama isolate Ldn47 chromosome 20, ASM3311817v1, whole genome shotgun sequence, a single window of DNA contains:
- the SEC22B gene encoding vesicle-trafficking protein SEC22b, giving the protein MVLLTMIARVADGLPLAASMQEDEQSGRDLQQYQSQAKQLFRKLNEQSPTRCTLEAGAMTFHYIIEQGVCYLVLCEAAFPKKLAFAYLEDLHSEFDEQHGKKVPTVSRPYSFIEFDTYIQKTKKLYIDSRARRNLGSINTELQDVQRIMVANIEEVLQRGEALSALDSKANNLSSLSKKYRQDAKYLNMRSTYAKLAAVAVFFIMLIVYVRFWWL; this is encoded by the exons ATGGTGTTGCTCACGATGATCGCCCGAGTGGCGGACGGGCTCCCGTTGGCCGCCTCGATGCAGGAGGACGAACAG TCTGGCCGGGACCTTCAGCAGTACCAGAGTCAGGCTAAGCAGCTCTTCCGAAAGTTGAATGAACAGTCCCCTACCAGATGCACCTTGGAAGCTGGGGCCATGACTTTTCA TTACATTATTGAACAGGGAGTATGTTATTTGGTTCTGTGTGAAGCTGCCTTCCCTAAGAAGCTGGCTTTTGCCTACCTAGAAGATTTACACTCAGAATTTGATGAACAGCATGGGAAGAAGGTGCCGACTGTGTCTAGACCCTACTCCTTTATTGAGTTTG ATAcctacattcagaaaaccaaaaagCTTTACATTGACAGTCGTGCTCGGAGAAACTTAGGCTCCATCAACACTGAACTGCAAGATGTGCAGAGAATCATGGTCGCAAATATTGAAGAAGTGTTACAACGGGGAGAAGCACTCTCAG CATTGGATTCGAAGGCTAACAATTTGTCCAGTCTGTCCAAGAAATACCGCCAGGATGCGAAGTACTTGAACATGCGTTCCACTTACGCCAAACTTGCAGCAGTAGCTGTATTTTTCATCATGTTAATAGTGTATGTGCGCTTCTGGTGGCTGTGA